A single region of the Gopherus evgoodei ecotype Sinaloan lineage chromosome 3, rGopEvg1_v1.p, whole genome shotgun sequence genome encodes:
- the SUPT7L gene encoding STAGA complex 65 subunit gamma, whose protein sequence is MLRYWGEIPVSTSQANRSSFDLLQREFRTVEVQDPPLHQPSANKPRPPTMLDIPSEPCSLTIHTIQLIQHNRRLRSLIAMAQAQNQQQVEGIKTDENEPLPSCPASPPLPDDLLPLDSKTPKMPFQLRHSDPESDFYRGKGEPVTELSWTSCRQLLYQSMATILAHAGFECANESVLETLTDIAHEYCLKFTKLLRFTVDREARLGQTPFPDVMEQVFHEVGIGSVLSLQKFWQHRIKDYHSYMLQVSKQLSEEYEKIVNPEKAAEDTKPVKIKEEPVSDITFPISEELEGDLASGDQSLPVGVLGAQSERFSANLEVEASPQATGAEVNASPLWNLAQVKMEPQESEEGNVHGHGVLGSDVFEEPMSGMSEAGMPQSPNGSESSYGSHSPDSLMGSSPVFNQRCKKKMKKM, encoded by the exons ATGCTGCGATATTGGGGTGAGATTCCAGTGTCGACCAGTCAGGCCAACCGTAGCTCCTTTGATTTGCTTCAGCGGGAGTTTCGCACTGTGGAAGTTCAAGATCCTCCATTACATCAGCCCTCTGCAAACAAGCCCAGGCCACCCACCATGCTGGACATCCCCTCGGAGCCCTGTAGCCTTACCATTCACACCATTCAGCTCATCCAACACAACAGACGGCTGCGCAGCCTCATTGCCATGGCTCAGGCCCAGAACCAGCAGCAAGTGGAGGGCATAAAGACGGACGAGAATGAGCCTCTGCCATCCtgtcctgcctccccacccctccctgatGACCTGCTTCCTCTGGATAGTAAAACCCCCAAAATGCCATTTCAGCTAAGGCACAGTGATCCAGAGAGTGACTTTTATAG AGGGAAAGGGGAACCAGTAACTGAGCTGAGTTGGACCTCCTGCCGGCAGCTTCTCTACCAGTCCATGGCCACCATCCTGGCCCATGCGGGGTTCGAGTGTGCCAATGAGAGCGTCCTGGAGACCCTGACAGACATTGCTCATGAGTACTGCTTGAAGTTCACCAAGCTGTTGCGCTTCACTGTGGATCGAGAAGCTCGACTTGGGCAGACGCCTTTCCCAGACGTAATGGAACAGGTGTTCCACGAAGTGGGCATTGGCAGTGTACTCTCTCTGCAGAAGTTCTGGCAGCACCGCATTAAGGATTATCACAGCTACATGCTGCAG GTTAGCAAACAGCTCTCTGAAGAGTATGAGAAGATTGTCAACCCTGAAAAGGCAGCAGAAGACACAAAACCTGTGAAGATTAAGGAGGAGCCAGTCAGTGATATCACCTTTCCCATAAGTGAAGAGCTGGAGGGAGATCTGGCATCTGGTGACCAGTCTTTGCCTGTGGGAGTCCTTGGAGCTCAGAGTGAGCGTTTTTCTGCCAATCTGGAAGTAGAGGCATCACCGCAGGCTACAG gtGCTGAGGtcaatgcttcccctctctggaACTTGGCTCAGGTGAAAATGGAGCCTCAGGAAAGTGAGGAGGGCAATGTTCATGGGCATGGGGTCCTAGGCAGCGATGTCTTCGAGGAGCCCATGTCGGGCATGAGCGAAGCTGGGATGCCGCAGAGCCCCAATGGCTCTGAGAGCAGTTATGGTTCTCATTCTCCTGACAGCCTGATGGGATCCTCACCTGTCTTCAACCAACGCTGCAAGAAGAAGATGAAGAAGATGTGA